From Candidatus Poribacteria bacterium:
ATGAATTGGGTTTTCAACCGACGCTGACAGCCGTCGCGCTGGGTGCGGTTGTCGTTGAACGGCATATCACACTTGATAAAAATATGTGGGGGTCGGATCAGGCGTGTTCACTCGAACCGGCGGAACTCACAGAAATGGTGCAGGGGATTCGGTCTGTTGAAAAATCGCTGGGCACGAGTACAATCGTTGTGACACCAGCAGAGAAAGAGATCAGGGAAAAACTGCGGAGGATATGATGGGAGAAAAAGTTCTTATTATCATACCTGCTCGGAGCGGTTCTAAAGGCTTTGAGAACAAGAATATCCGTCCGTTCGCTGGACACCCATTGATTGCCTATTCCATCACAGCTGCGTTGTTCTGTCGATATGCCTCACGGGTTGTTGTGTCAACAGATTCTGATGAGATCGCAGAGGTTGCTAAACGCTATGGGGCTGAAGTGCCGTTCTTGCGTCCAGCAGAGCTGGCAACCGATGCCAGTCGGGATATTGAGTTTTGTGAGCATGTCCTCGCTAACATTGATGAAGCAGACGCTTATGGCTACATCGTTATTCTCCGTCCGACTTCGCCGATCCGACCATACGGGTTTATTGACGCTGGCATTTTGAAACTTATGGGCACGCCTGATGCAGATTCATTGCGTGCTGTTACGGATGCCCCCGCTACACCGTATAAGATGTGGCATCGACGGGGCGGGCGGCTCGCACCTGTATTATCTGATCCTGATATTCCTGAAGCGTATAACGCACCTCGACAGGAGTTACCAAAAGTCTATTGGCAAACGGGTCATCTCGATGTGATTCGCCGGGAGACGATAGAAAAAGGGAGCATTACAGGTGGATATGTGCTCCCGCAGTACATTGCGCCGAAGTATTGTGTGGACATCGATACCCCTAAAGATTTTAAGAATGCAGAGCAGGTTTATAAACAATTTAAATCAACCAAGATAGTGATGTCGTGCGATCAGTTATCTGCCTCTGATAAAAAAGATGCTTTTGATGCGGTTGAGATTTCTACAAAACTGGCTGCGGAAACCGCCAAGCACGAAGGAAAGCGAAATCTAACAGGTGATGAGATGGTGAATATCGAATGTTCAGCGGAACAAAGGAATTCAATAACATTTTAGCGGAAACTCACTTCAGTTTCCAATTTGAAGATAGAGGCGAGCAATTCAAACAAACGGCTATCTACGTTTATAAACATAAGGAGAGTCTCCTCGAATGACACATAATGACGTTATGCTATCAGGTCCTGGGTGTTCTGTGACACTCAAACGGGCATCCCGCACGAACATAACGGATGTCATGAAGGCACTCAGCCAACTCTCAGCCAAATGTGTTGGGCTTCAGGATAGAGAGATTCAGGCATACATTGACAGCGAATTAGAAGTGCTCTCAGGCGATGGTCATGATTTTACATGGGAGTTAGATTTTAATTCTGCGATAAACTGATTATACATTTTAAAGGGGTAGAAGAACCATGTCTGAATTATTAGTAAATATACCGAAAGACAGCTGGGAATACATATTTAGACGAGGCATCGGCGATGGCGGCGCGTCTCTAAGATCGGTTGACGCATCTTTGCCTCTTGATAGATTTCCTGTAAAGAAATCCTTAGATATTCCCAAAGCGAGTGGCAAAGATAATATTGCATATATTGGGCTTTATTTTAATGGGGATATAGCACAAGCAGAAAGATACTTTCGATCTGCACCTTGGACGATGCAGTCTTTTCTGAGAAATTCGGACGCGCAGGATTTCACAGACGCGGTAGATTTTATGTTTTTGGTTCAGGATATAGCGTACGAAAAGTTTGGGGCGTATCTCAAAACAGCGAGAGTCCCACAAGAAAACATAAAAATCATATCACTGCCGAGCGATATTGACACAGCGTTGGGTGAGAATGATCCGGAAACGGCTATCGTCAAGGATAGGAAATATCCCGGCACAAACGCTTTAAAAATTCTCATGAATGTATCGCCGTATGTGCTTGAACATGAGCGGGTTATGTCGATAGATGCCGATTTCCTATTGTGCCGTCCGACAGGCTGTTTGAAATCAAAACTCTTTGAAAAGTTGTTAGACCCCGCTCTCGAAAATCCATTGATGCGAGGCGGATGGGGAGAAGGGCTTCCTGATCGCTACCGAGCCGGTAAGATTCGGGGCGTTTCGATGTCGAGATCAGAGATAGGAAAAGAAATTTCACGGCTGGCAAATATGCCACAATCTCATATTGAAAAGATTTTTTATGAAGAAAATAGGTCTTGGAGAGCGAGTAGTTCTATCTCTCTATTGCCTGTTAAAAAATATA
This genomic window contains:
- a CDS encoding acylneuraminate cytidylyltransferase family protein — translated: MMGEKVLIIIPARSGSKGFENKNIRPFAGHPLIAYSITAALFCRYASRVVVSTDSDEIAEVAKRYGAEVPFLRPAELATDASRDIEFCEHVLANIDEADAYGYIVILRPTSPIRPYGFIDAGILKLMGTPDADSLRAVTDAPATPYKMWHRRGGRLAPVLSDPDIPEAYNAPRQELPKVYWQTGHLDVIRRETIEKGSITGGYVLPQYIAPKYCVDIDTPKDFKNAEQVYKQFKSTKIVMSCDQLSASDKKDAFDAVEISTKLAAETAKHEGKRNLTGDEMVNIECSAEQRNSITF